In the genome of Leishmania braziliensis MHOM/BR/75/M2904 contig, possible fusion of chromosomes 20 and 34, one region contains:
- a CDS encoding lipophosphoglycan biosynthetic protein (lpg2) yields MNHSHIVMEAALSVMAYSFCSVSMILVNKLIMNTYDMNFPFGILLLQTGGALMIVTLAKATRFIDYSAFSLDVAKQWLPLTLLFVSMLSTSMKSLGSMSVAAQTIIKNLAVVFIALGDKFLYGKAQTPSVYVSFALMFFGSYLGAKGDKWVTPWGLFWTFLNIAATVLYTLYMKTMLGSVSNSIGRYGPVFYNNLLSLPFFLVMGVGEIMPFATAISETTSLGKLVLVFSVLVSSVMTFSVFWCMSITSPTTMSVIGSLNKIPLTFLGMLVFHQFPTATGYVGIVVALAAGFLYTHLNITANRAKSATDAENHRQQTKMNSSPFAVLAPEEEKNIDTVKSV; encoded by the coding sequence ATGAACCACTCCCACATTGTGATGGAGGCGGCCCTCTCCGTCATGGCGTACAGTTTCTGCAGTGTGAGCATGATTCTCGTGAACAAGCTGATCATGAACACCTACGACATGAACTTTCCATTTGGAATTTTGTTACTGCAGACCGGTGGTGCGCTGATGATTGTGACACTGGCGAAAGCAACGCGCTTTATTGACTACTCAGCCTTCTCGCTGGACGTGGCGAAGCAGTGGCTCCCCCTCACTCTGCTCTTTGTGTCAATGCTCTCTACGTCCATGAAGAGCTTAGGCTCCATGTCCGTCGCGGCACAGACGATTATCAAAAACTTGGCTGTTGTCTTCATCGCACTCGGCGACAAGTTCCTCTACGGCAAGGCCCAAACTCCATCAGTGTACGTGTCGTTTGCGTTGATGTTCTTTGGCAGCTACCTCGGCGCCAAGGGTGATAAGTGGGTGACGCCATGGGGTCTCTTCTGGACGTTTCTCAACATCGCGGCCACCGTCTTGTACACGTTGTACATGAAGACGATGCTCGGCTCGGTAAGTAACTCGATTGGCCGTTATGGTCCTGTCTTCTACAACAACCTGCTGTCCTTGCCCTTTTTCCTGGTCATGGGTGTCGGTGAAATCATGCCGTTTGCGACTGCCATTAGTGAGACCACCTCGCTCGGGAAGCTGGTGCTCGTCTTCTCGGTGCTAGTGAGCTCCGTCATGACCTTCTCTGTCTTCTGGTGCATGTCTATTACCTCCCCGACCACAATGAGCGTCATCGGATCGCTAAATAAAATTCCCCTCACGTTTCTAGGAATGCTTGTGTTCCACCAGTTCCCCACTGCCACAGGGTATGTGGGCATCGTTGTCGCCCTCGCTGCAGGCTTCCTATACACGCACCTCAACATTACCGCAAACCGCGCCAAGTCCGCCACCGATGCCGAGAATCACAGGCAGCAAACTAAGATGAATTCATCACCATTTGCTGTACTTGCGCccgaagaggagaagaacaTCGACACCGTCAAATCTGTGTAG